The Hydrogenophaga crocea genome contains a region encoding:
- a CDS encoding YoaK family protein, translated as MPARYARFLVGRHRSVAANRQLGWLLAFVAGAINAGGFLAVQQYTSHVTGMVSAVADNVVLQRFDLVIDGLVAVLSFLLGAMCSALLVNFARRRAMASEYALPLLFEAALILCFGLMGARLASFEALLLPFTVVLLCFIMGLQNAVVTKLSGAVIRTTHMTGIVTDLGIELGKLVYWNADRDAQPPVRADRDRMKVLGGLLLAFLLGGLTGAFGFKQFGYGFTVPIAVLLAVVSLVPAWDDLGRRRA; from the coding sequence ATGCCCGCCCGCTACGCCCGTTTCCTCGTCGGCCGCCACCGCAGCGTGGCCGCCAACCGCCAGCTCGGCTGGCTGCTCGCCTTCGTGGCGGGCGCCATCAACGCCGGCGGCTTTCTCGCCGTGCAGCAGTACACCTCGCACGTCACGGGCATGGTCTCGGCCGTGGCCGACAACGTGGTGCTGCAGCGCTTCGACCTGGTGATCGACGGCCTGGTGGCCGTGCTCTCGTTCCTGCTCGGCGCCATGTGCAGCGCGCTGTTGGTGAACTTCGCGCGGCGCCGCGCCATGGCCAGCGAGTACGCGCTGCCGCTGCTGTTCGAGGCCGCGCTGATCCTGTGCTTCGGCCTCATGGGCGCGCGCCTGGCGAGCTTCGAGGCCCTGCTGCTGCCCTTCACCGTGGTGCTGCTGTGTTTCATCATGGGCCTGCAGAACGCGGTGGTCACCAAGCTCTCGGGCGCGGTGATCCGCACCACGCACATGACGGGCATCGTGACCGACCTCGGCATCGAACTGGGCAAGCTCGTGTACTGGAACGCCGACCGCGATGCGCAACCGCCCGTGCGCGCCGACCGCGATCGCATGAAAGTGCTCGGGGGCTTGCTGCTGGCCTTCCTGCTCGGCGGCCTCACGGGCGCCTTCGGCTTCAAGCAGTTCGGCTATGGCTTCACCGTGCCCATCGCGGTGCTGCTGGCCGTGGTGTCGCTCGTGCCCGCCTGGGACGACCTGGGCCGGCGGCGCGCATGA
- a CDS encoding HU family DNA-binding protein, translating into MNKTELVEHIAKHADISKAAATRALDSTIAAIRTTLKKGGTVSLVGFGSFGVTKRPARKGRNPRTGAEIKIKAAKVPKFRPGKALKDAVN; encoded by the coding sequence GTGAACAAAACTGAACTCGTCGAACACATCGCCAAGCACGCCGACATCTCCAAGGCGGCTGCCACGCGCGCGCTCGACTCCACCATCGCCGCCATCCGCACCACGCTCAAGAAGGGCGGCACCGTTTCCCTGGTGGGTTTCGGCTCGTTCGGCGTGACCAAGCGCCCGGCCCGCAAAGGCCGCAATCCCCGCACCGGCGCCGAGATTAAAATCAAGGCCGCCAAGGTGCCGAAGTTCCGTCCCGGCAAGGCACTGAAGGACGCGGTCAACTGA
- a CDS encoding porin family protein, translating to MKKAIPLTAAVLALTAFGAHAQSSYTEPSRLYGSIGYESIGLRASSGGVTAKSDPGLLMGTIGYQLHPNIAIEGIAGGTVRKDDLKLNGFNSGLDSKVDTYGVFVKPSVNLTENFSVFGRVGYARTNASLSTGNFSVNDSTTDVAYGVGAAYNLSPNSYIQANYTQYLDKDNVEAKGWGVHYGRRF from the coding sequence ATGAAAAAAGCCATTCCTCTCACCGCCGCCGTGCTCGCCCTCACCGCGTTCGGCGCCCACGCGCAATCGAGTTACACCGAACCCTCGCGCCTGTACGGCAGCATCGGATACGAGTCCATCGGCCTGCGGGCCAGCAGCGGAGGCGTCACAGCCAAGTCCGACCCGGGCCTGCTGATGGGCACCATCGGCTACCAGCTGCACCCCAACATCGCCATCGAAGGCATCGCCGGCGGCACGGTGCGCAAGGACGACCTCAAGCTCAATGGTTTCAACAGCGGCCTCGACAGCAAGGTCGACACCTACGGCGTGTTCGTGAAGCCCAGCGTGAACCTCACCGAGAACTTCAGCGTGTTCGGCCGCGTGGGTTACGCGCGCACCAACGCCAGCCTGTCCACCGGCAACTTCAGCGTGAACGACTCCACCACCGACGTGGCCTACGGCGTGGGCGCGGCCTACAACCTGTCTCCCAACTCGTACATCCAGGCCAACTACACGCAGTACCTGGACAAGGACAACGTGGAGGCCAAGGGCTGGGGCGTGCACTACGGCCGCCGCTTCTGA
- a CDS encoding TRAP transporter large permease, with amino-acid sequence MSDLGFGALLIGALVTLVLLGVHIAVALIGIGFAGIWLMREDVQMAMRLLYLSAYNGVADYIFATIPLFVLMGLLVSISNVGKDTFEVAEALLRRVRGGLGVATVAANTVFAAVTGVSIASAAVFTRVAVPEMVRHGYRTAFAAGTVAGSSVLGMMIPPSLLMIIYGVLAEQSIGKLFIAGVIPGFLLAVVFVLMIVLMATFTPGKVFDLQRRQALALERSTGPLLTGGQMAGKLVPIAALVVLVLGGLYTGFFTPTEAGGIGAFGALVVALARRSLGQGRFWRVLHETGSVSVTILILLIAASFYSRMLSVAGVPVAISDLVQDAGLGPYGFLLIYVLIVLFLGMILDSSSILLIMTPVAVPIATDMGFNLIQFGVLTVLAVEIGLLTPPFGISVFTVKSTLNDPKVSVEQIFGGALPYIGAMLFVLLLVALFPWLSLALI; translated from the coding sequence ATGAGCGACCTCGGTTTCGGCGCGCTGCTGATCGGCGCCCTGGTCACGCTCGTGCTGCTGGGTGTTCACATTGCCGTGGCGCTGATCGGCATCGGCTTCGCGGGCATCTGGCTCATGCGCGAAGACGTGCAGATGGCCATGCGCCTGCTCTACCTCTCGGCCTACAACGGCGTGGCCGACTACATCTTCGCCACCATCCCGCTGTTCGTGCTCATGGGCCTGCTGGTGTCCATATCGAACGTGGGCAAGGACACCTTCGAGGTGGCTGAAGCGCTGCTGCGCCGCGTGCGCGGCGGCCTGGGCGTGGCCACGGTGGCGGCCAACACCGTGTTCGCGGCGGTCACCGGCGTGTCCATCGCCTCGGCCGCGGTGTTCACGCGCGTGGCCGTGCCCGAGATGGTGCGCCACGGCTACCGCACCGCGTTCGCGGCCGGCACGGTGGCGGGCAGCTCGGTGCTGGGCATGATGATCCCGCCCAGCCTGCTCATGATCATCTACGGCGTGTTGGCCGAACAATCGATCGGCAAACTGTTCATCGCGGGCGTCATCCCGGGCTTCCTGCTCGCGGTGGTGTTCGTGCTGATGATCGTGCTCATGGCCACCTTCACCCCGGGCAAGGTGTTCGACCTGCAGCGCCGCCAGGCGCTGGCGCTCGAACGCAGCACCGGCCCGCTTCTCACGGGCGGGCAGATGGCGGGCAAGCTCGTGCCCATCGCGGCGCTGGTGGTGCTGGTGCTCGGCGGCCTGTACACCGGTTTCTTCACGCCCACCGAGGCGGGTGGCATCGGCGCCTTCGGCGCGCTGGTGGTGGCGCTGGCGCGGCGCAGCCTGGGCCAGGGCCGCTTCTGGCGCGTGCTGCACGAAACGGGCAGCGTGTCGGTCACCATCCTGATCCTGCTGATCGCCGCGAGCTTCTACAGCCGCATGCTCTCGGTGGCGGGCGTGCCCGTGGCCATCAGCGACCTGGTGCAGGACGCGGGCCTGGGCCCCTACGGCTTCCTGCTGATCTACGTGCTGATCGTGCTCTTCCTGGGCATGATCCTCGACTCGAGCTCGATCCTGCTGATCATGACGCCCGTGGCCGTGCCCATCGCCACCGACATGGGCTTCAACCTGATCCAGTTCGGCGTGCTCACCGTGCTCGCGGTGGAGATCGGCCTGCTCACACCGCCCTTCGGCATCTCGGTGTTCACCGTGAAGTCCACGCTCAACGACCCCAAGGTCTCGGTCGAGCAGATCTTCGGCGGCGCCCTGCCCTACATCGGCGCCATGCTGTTCGTGCTGCTGCTCGTGGCGCTGTTTCCCTGGCTGTCGCTGGCGCTGATCTGA
- a CDS encoding SurA N-terminal domain-containing protein, translated as MFDIIRDRKKFLMGFLLILIIPSFVLFGVEGYTRFNEGGAAVASVDGKKIKRAEWDQAHRQEVERLRAMVPNIDSALLDSDIARYESLERLVRQRVLAAAVAKLNLYTPDQRLARELQQNQAIASLRKPDGSLDVEAYRQLLSRQGMTPEIFEASVRADLSQRQVLQGVQATGFGSSAMARATLNAFFEQRELRVKTFTARDFASRVNPSEADIEAFYQQNQALFQAPEQADVEYLVLDAAALQKGISISEADLRSYYDQNASQLSGAEERRASHILLSVPNGATPEQKAEVRKKAEALLAEARANPAKFAELAKANSQDPGSAANGGDLDFFGKGAMVPPFEQAVFALRKGQISDIVETDFGFHIIQLTDIKAPPVKSFAELRPQLEAQLRQQQAQRQYAEAADTFSNLVYEQPQSLQPAAERLKLTVQTAKGVLRTPAAGQTGPLANARLLGALFAPESISSKRNTEAIDVGGSQLVAARIVEHRPAHTQPLAEVREQARSRLVAQRAAELAKEEAEKQLAAWKGGADAAAMGPVLKVSRESAQSMDPRVLDAALAADPKALPAWIGVPLGQQGHAVVQVVKVLPRAEVPAERQAQEVQQVGQGWSGAESEAYYETLKARFKARILVPKPAENATPPAR; from the coding sequence ATGTTCGACATCATCCGCGATCGCAAGAAGTTCCTGATGGGCTTCCTGCTGATCCTGATCATCCCGTCCTTCGTGTTGTTCGGCGTGGAAGGCTATACGCGCTTCAATGAAGGCGGCGCTGCGGTGGCCAGTGTCGATGGCAAGAAGATCAAGCGCGCCGAATGGGACCAGGCCCACCGCCAGGAGGTCGAGCGCCTGCGCGCCATGGTGCCCAACATCGACTCGGCTTTGCTCGACAGCGACATCGCGCGCTACGAATCGCTCGAACGCCTGGTGCGCCAGCGCGTGCTGGCCGCGGCCGTGGCCAAGCTCAACCTGTACACGCCCGACCAGCGCCTGGCGCGCGAACTGCAGCAGAACCAGGCGATCGCCTCGCTGCGCAAGCCCGATGGCTCGCTCGACGTCGAGGCCTACCGACAGCTGCTCTCGCGCCAGGGCATGACGCCCGAGATCTTCGAAGCTTCGGTGCGCGCCGACCTGTCGCAGCGCCAGGTGCTGCAGGGCGTGCAGGCCACGGGCTTCGGTTCGAGCGCGATGGCGCGCGCCACGCTCAACGCGTTCTTCGAGCAGCGCGAGCTGCGCGTGAAGACCTTCACCGCGCGCGATTTCGCGTCGCGCGTGAACCCGAGCGAGGCCGACATCGAGGCCTTCTACCAGCAGAACCAGGCGCTGTTCCAGGCGCCCGAGCAGGCCGACGTGGAGTACCTGGTGCTCGACGCCGCCGCGCTGCAAAAGGGCATCAGCATCAGCGAAGCCGACCTGCGCAGCTACTACGACCAGAACGCCTCGCAGCTCAGCGGCGCCGAAGAACGCCGCGCCAGCCACATCCTGCTCAGCGTGCCCAATGGCGCCACGCCCGAGCAGAAGGCCGAGGTGCGCAAGAAGGCCGAGGCCCTGCTGGCCGAGGCACGGGCCAACCCCGCGAAGTTCGCGGAACTCGCCAAGGCCAACTCGCAAGACCCGGGCTCGGCCGCCAACGGGGGCGACCTCGACTTCTTCGGCAAGGGCGCGATGGTGCCGCCGTTCGAGCAGGCGGTGTTCGCGCTGCGCAAAGGCCAGATCTCCGACATCGTCGAGACCGACTTCGGCTTCCACATCATCCAGCTCACCGACATCAAGGCTCCGCCCGTGAAGAGCTTCGCCGAACTGCGCCCGCAGCTCGAAGCACAGCTGCGACAGCAGCAGGCGCAGCGCCAGTACGCCGAGGCCGCCGACACCTTCAGCAACCTGGTGTACGAGCAGCCGCAGAGCCTGCAGCCCGCGGCCGAACGCCTGAAACTCACGGTGCAGACCGCCAAGGGCGTGCTGCGCACCCCGGCTGCGGGCCAGACCGGCCCGCTCGCCAACGCCCGCCTGCTGGGCGCGCTGTTCGCGCCCGAATCGATCTCGAGCAAGCGCAACACCGAAGCCATCGACGTGGGCGGCAGCCAGCTCGTGGCCGCGCGCATCGTCGAACACCGCCCCGCGCACACGCAGCCGCTGGCCGAGGTGCGCGAACAGGCCCGCAGCCGCCTGGTGGCGCAGCGCGCCGCCGAACTCGCGAAAGAAGAGGCCGAAAAACAATTGGCCGCCTGGAAGGGCGGGGCCGACGCCGCGGCCATGGGCCCGGTGCTCAAGGTGTCGCGCGAGAGCGCGCAATCGATGGACCCGCGCGTGCTCGACGCCGCGCTGGCCGCCGACCCCAAGGCCCTGCCGGCCTGGATCGGTGTGCCCCTGGGCCAGCAGGGCCACGCCGTGGTGCAGGTCGTCAAGGTGCTGCCGCGCGCCGAAGTGCCGGCCGAGCGCCAGGCGCAAGAGGTGCAGCAGGTGGGCCAGGGCTGGTCGGGCGCCGAAAGCGAGGCCTACTATGAAACGCTCAAGGCGCGCTTCAAGGCCCGCATCCTGGTGCCCAAGCCGGCCGAGAACGCCACGCCGCCCGCACGCTGA
- a CDS encoding TRAP transporter small permease subunit, with product MHNEPDLAAEGAAAPADRHPLEGIARVLAAVGTVWIFLMMMMVVADVVGRNFLDKPITGVAEFAARSVASIVFLQLAAAICSGRMTRSDFLLRLIGARSLTALRVLEVGNALLGGLLFAALAFIAWPELTQAWTGNEFFGVQGVYTVPTWPFRALIVGGSIVAALAYLLQMPSVWRHAGEFGEPS from the coding sequence GTGCACAACGAACCCGACCTTGCTGCCGAGGGCGCTGCCGCGCCCGCTGACCGCCACCCGCTCGAAGGCATCGCGCGCGTGCTCGCGGCCGTCGGCACCGTGTGGATCTTTCTCATGATGATGATGGTGGTGGCCGACGTGGTCGGCCGCAATTTCCTCGACAAGCCCATCACGGGCGTGGCCGAATTCGCGGCGCGCTCGGTGGCGTCCATCGTGTTCCTGCAGCTCGCCGCGGCGATCTGCTCGGGCCGCATGACGCGCAGCGACTTCCTGCTGCGCCTGATCGGCGCGCGCTCGCTCACCGCACTGCGCGTGCTCGAAGTGGGCAACGCCCTGCTCGGCGGCCTGCTGTTCGCGGCCCTGGCCTTCATCGCCTGGCCCGAGCTCACGCAGGCCTGGACCGGCAACGAGTTCTTCGGCGTGCAGGGTGTGTACACCGTGCCCACCTGGCCGTTTCGCGCGCTGATCGTGGGTGGCTCGATCGTGGCCGCGCTGGCCTACCTGCTGCAGATGCCCAGCGTCTGGCGCCACGCCGGCGAATTCGGAGAACCGTCATGA
- a CDS encoding DMT family transporter, with amino-acid sequence MPWVFVLIWSTGFIVARYGMPHSPPLSFLAMRYALSILCFLPWIAWAGVKWPASRAQWLHLSVVGVLMHAGYLGGVWAAVKAGMGSGLSSLIVGLQPVLTAIWLSAMGGAQGQVSRRQWLGLLLGFAGLVLVVWRKLVEGSPGDQANAHNLAYAVFALFAITAGTLYQKRFVQACDVRTANTTQLIAAFVVTLPLAWLEPEAMHFTAGFMGAMAWSVLGLTLGGSSLLYLLIQRGAAATVASLMYLVPPCTALMAWLLFREPITALTVAGIALTAFGVSLVVRAPR; translated from the coding sequence ATGCCCTGGGTGTTCGTGCTGATCTGGAGCACGGGCTTCATCGTGGCGCGCTACGGCATGCCCCATTCACCGCCGCTGTCTTTCCTGGCCATGCGCTATGCGCTGTCCATCCTGTGCTTCCTGCCCTGGATCGCATGGGCCGGCGTGAAGTGGCCCGCCAGCCGTGCGCAGTGGCTGCACCTGTCGGTGGTGGGCGTGCTCATGCACGCGGGCTACCTCGGGGGGGTGTGGGCCGCGGTCAAGGCCGGCATGGGCTCGGGACTGTCGTCGCTCATCGTCGGCCTGCAGCCCGTGCTCACCGCCATCTGGCTCAGCGCCATGGGCGGCGCCCAGGGGCAGGTTTCACGTCGCCAATGGCTGGGGCTCTTGTTGGGCTTCGCAGGTCTGGTGCTGGTGGTGTGGCGCAAGCTCGTCGAAGGTTCGCCGGGCGACCAGGCCAATGCGCACAACCTGGCGTATGCGGTGTTCGCGCTGTTCGCCATCACCGCGGGCACGCTGTACCAGAAGCGCTTCGTGCAGGCCTGCGACGTTCGCACCGCCAACACCACGCAGCTCATCGCGGCCTTCGTCGTCACGCTGCCGCTGGCCTGGCTCGAACCCGAAGCCATGCACTTCACGGCCGGCTTCATGGGCGCCATGGCCTGGTCGGTGCTGGGCCTCACCCTCGGCGGCAGCTCGCTGCTGTACCTGCTGATCCAGCGGGGCGCGGCGGCCACGGTGGCCAGCCTCATGTACCTGGTGCCGCCGTGCACCGCGCTCATGGCCTGGCTGCTGTTCCGCGAGCCGATCACGGCGCTCACCGTGGCCGGCATCGCGCTCACCGCGTTCGGCGTGAGCCTGGTCGTGCGCGCGCCGCGCTGA
- a CDS encoding tartrate dehydrogenase, giving the protein MSKHRIAVIAGDGIGTEVMPEGLRVLEAAASRFNIDLQFDHFDFSSCDYFEKHGKMLPDDWKDQIGGHDAIYFGAVGWPDKVPDHISLWGSLLLFRREFDQYINLRPARLMPGVTAPVVRRDGSPRAPGEIDMVIVRENTEGEYSSVGGRMFGGTEREIVIQETVMSRHGVDRVLRHAFELARSRPKKHLTSATKSNGIAITMPYWDERVAEMAKQYPDVKVDKFHIDILTAHFVQRPDFFDVVVGSNLFGDILSDLGPACTGTIGIAPSANLNPDRTHPSLFEPVHGSAPDIAGKGIANPIGQIWCGALMLDFLGHRAAHDAVLAAIEAALEPGSGAPRTPDLGGQAGTSDLGRAIASRI; this is encoded by the coding sequence ATGAGCAAACACCGCATCGCCGTCATCGCCGGCGACGGCATCGGCACCGAAGTCATGCCCGAGGGCCTGCGCGTGCTCGAAGCCGCGGCCTCGCGTTTCAACATCGACCTGCAGTTCGACCACTTCGACTTCAGCAGCTGCGACTACTTCGAGAAGCACGGCAAGATGCTGCCCGACGACTGGAAGGACCAGATCGGTGGTCACGACGCGATCTACTTCGGCGCCGTGGGCTGGCCCGACAAGGTGCCCGACCACATCTCGCTCTGGGGTTCGCTGCTGCTGTTCCGCCGCGAGTTCGACCAGTACATCAACCTGCGCCCCGCGCGCCTCATGCCCGGCGTGACCGCGCCGGTGGTGCGCCGCGACGGCTCGCCGCGCGCGCCCGGCGAGATCGACATGGTGATCGTGCGCGAAAACACCGAGGGCGAGTACAGCAGCGTGGGCGGGCGCATGTTCGGCGGCACCGAGCGCGAGATCGTGATCCAGGAAACCGTGATGTCGCGCCACGGCGTCGACCGCGTGCTGCGCCACGCCTTCGAGCTCGCGCGTTCGCGCCCCAAGAAACACCTCACCAGCGCCACCAAGAGCAACGGCATTGCCATCACCATGCCGTACTGGGACGAGCGCGTGGCCGAGATGGCCAAACAGTATCCGGATGTGAAAGTGGACAAGTTCCACATCGACATCCTCACCGCGCACTTCGTGCAGCGGCCCGACTTCTTCGATGTGGTGGTGGGCAGCAACCTGTTCGGCGACATCCTGTCGGACCTCGGCCCCGCCTGCACCGGCACCATCGGCATCGCGCCCAGCGCCAACCTCAACCCCGACCGCACCCATCCCTCGCTGTTCGAGCCGGTGCATGGCTCGGCGCCCGACATCGCGGGCAAAGGCATCGCGAACCCCATCGGCCAGATCTGGTGCGGTGCGCTCATGCTCGATTTTCTGGGCCACCGCGCGGCCCACGACGCGGTGCTGGCCGCCATCGAAGCCGCGCTGGAGCCTGGCAGCGGTGCGCCGCGCACGCCCGACCTGGGTGGCCAGGCCGGCACCAGCGACCTCGGGCGCGCGATCGCCTCGCGCATCTAG
- a CDS encoding LysR family transcriptional regulator codes for MDRSDLEMVNAVRQQGSLALAAQALGLTPSAVTRRLAALEASLGVRLFQRTTRRVSPTAEGETLAQRAAELLRGFEALEVELRERQAEPAGPIRLAATFGFGRRWVGPALARFQARHPAVSIQLQLTERLPDLAAEGLDGAIWLWGAPDQRAGEWVSRRLAPNRRVLVAAPAYLAVHGTPQSPDELAMHHCLVVREHTDALPHRQDHWALQREGESTVRRVAVAGPMTSNSGELVRDWCLAGHGVMLRSLWDVAPLIASGALVHLLPEWSHRDADIHWLAPWQAQSPKRIRLLVAALAEAFRDEPWRPVPAPLSAARARPGSRRTR; via the coding sequence ATGGACCGCAGCGATCTCGAGATGGTCAACGCCGTGCGCCAGCAGGGCAGCCTGGCGCTCGCGGCCCAGGCGCTGGGGCTCACGCCCTCGGCCGTCACGCGCCGGCTGGCCGCGCTCGAGGCCTCGCTGGGCGTGCGCCTGTTCCAGCGCACCACGCGCCGTGTGAGCCCCACGGCCGAGGGCGAGACCCTGGCGCAGCGCGCGGCCGAGCTGCTGCGCGGTTTTGAGGCGCTGGAGGTCGAGCTGCGTGAACGCCAGGCCGAGCCCGCGGGCCCGATCCGGCTCGCCGCCACCTTCGGCTTCGGCCGCCGCTGGGTGGGCCCGGCACTCGCGCGCTTCCAGGCCCGGCACCCGGCGGTGTCCATCCAGCTCCAGCTCACCGAACGGCTGCCCGACCTCGCGGCCGAGGGGCTGGATGGCGCGATCTGGCTCTGGGGCGCGCCCGACCAGCGCGCGGGCGAATGGGTGTCGCGCCGGCTCGCGCCCAACCGACGCGTGCTGGTGGCCGCGCCGGCCTACCTCGCGGTGCACGGCACGCCACAGTCGCCCGACGAGCTCGCCATGCACCACTGCCTGGTGGTGCGCGAGCACACCGACGCCCTGCCGCACCGGCAGGACCACTGGGCCCTGCAGCGCGAAGGCGAGAGCACGGTGCGGCGCGTGGCCGTGGCCGGCCCCATGACGAGCAATTCGGGCGAGCTGGTGCGCGACTGGTGCCTCGCGGGCCACGGCGTGATGCTGCGCAGCCTGTGGGACGTGGCGCCACTGATCGCCAGCGGCGCGCTCGTGCACCTGCTGCCCGAGTGGAGCCACCGCGACGCCGACATCCACTGGCTCGCGCCCTGGCAGGCGCAATCGCCCAAGCGCATCCGCTTGCTGGTGGCCGCCCTGGCCGAGGCCTTCCGCGACGAACCCTGGCGGCCCGTGCCGGCGCCGCTCAGCGCGGCGCGCGCACGACCAGGCTCACGCCGAACGCGGTGA